CCTGCATGATGCGAAGCCCGAGCGCGTGAAACGTGCATACGGTCAAGCCGTGGGCACGAGAGCCGAGCAGCGACCTCACGCGCTGCCGCATTTCGTTGGCGGCCTTGCGGGTAAACGTGAGCGCGAGAATCCGCTCCGCAGCCAGCCCATCGCGAATGAGACGGGCGATACGGGCGGTGATCACACGGGTTTTTCCTGTGCCGGCGCCCGCGAGCACGAGCAACGGTCCATTTGGCGCATCGACGGCCTGGCGCTGCCTGTCGTTCAGGCCATTCATCAAATCTGCATTGGTCATCACAGAACCTCCATCAAAAACCGAGTCTTCGGTCTGCCTTGCCGTCGCGGCGATGCACGCCCCGAACGCAAGGCTCGACTGCCCGAACGATGAGGGAGGAGAAAGAGCGGTTTGGCGCGAAGCGCGGCCGCGCGCTGAGCCGGTCGGCTCGTTCGTGCGCGTGTGGCGAACATGCCATATCCCGGCTGAAAAGGCACGTGCCCCAGCGTCCGTTGGACTGTCGCGTGGAGGTAGAGGAGTGGAGCGGCCGATCCGGCATAGGGGCCGGGTGGATGCTCGGCCTTCGCGGCAACGCTCAGCGTTTCAAACCTGTCGTGCGGCCCTCGTCGCCACGCGACGACGAATTTCGAGCTGCTGCCATCTGCTCGTGAATCCACGAATGCGCCTCGTTCAGCGCCTTGGCCAGCGGTAGCAGGTCCGCGGGGCCGAACGAGTGCGCGTTCTTCCAGGTCTCGCCGTCCCGGTAGGAACGGCAGACCGTGACGTTGTGCATGGTGCCCTTGGCCGTCTGGTTCAGCCAGATTGCGGCCTTGACGTTGCGGTACCGGACCTCGTGGACCGGCTTGTTTCCCGACTTGGCCATAACGCACCTCTAATCCGTGCGCGAGGACCGAAGCATTCCACCCGGTACCCCGTTATGGCGGCATTTCCCGCGAACGTGCCGTCTGATTGTCGTGGCGGCTGCTCGCCCGCAGTCACGCGGTCGGCCCAACGGCCGGAGGCTGGCGAGGCTCCCTGTCGTACGCGATTCAAACCGAATGTGAACCGGAGTGTGAAAAGTGAGCACTCAGCGGCGCCATCCGCCGCTGAGTGCCTCTTGGTGTTACGCCGCGCGAACCCGCTTGCGATTACGGCGCGACTTGTCGCGGTGAGGTCGCTTCGTTCGAGCAACCTTCCCGCGTGCCGGGTGCTTGTCGGTTTCACCCTCATCGCATTCCGCCGACGCTGGATTCGCGTCCGCTGCGGCAATGGGAGACTCAGCGGGCAGTTCGCGCGATGGCTCCTCCTCCGGGGGAAGGCCCCAACTCTTGGGCTGAGGCAGCGTGCGCACGGCTTCGGCCTCGATCTCGGCGTGGTTGATGCCGAGAATTTCGCACATACGTCGAGCCTCGAACGCCTGGAACCCCACGCGGTTGCTGTCGTGCATCGTCAGCCGTCGAATCCAAATCTGCACTACGTCATGCAGCGCTGCCGCAGTGCGCTCGTCGGTTGCTCCAGCGCGCAAACGGTCGTAGCGGTCCCACGGGTCTTCGTGGTACATGCGATCCGCACGGCCGGATGTTCCGAACGACAACAGTAGCGACACGATCTCCAGCTTGGCCGAATCAGAGGGGTCGGCGGAAGCCCCGTCGGCAAGCGCTCGCGACACATCCTCGACGGTCAAGTTGCGAAGCTGCGTCTCGACTTGCTTGACGACGAACGCCTGGCGGCGCTTCTGATGGCGAGCGCGGCGCTCGTCCAGCGTCATGGGCTTCTTCTCTGCTTGCGGCTCGTCCTTGCTGCGACCGTTCTTGCGGCTCGACGCCTGCGGATCACCTGAGTCGATGTACACCAGCTTTCCAGCCTTGGGTCCATCGACCTGCATAGCAGGAACGGCGTTGGGGTTGCCAGCCTTGACGAACCGCGGCGCGTAGACGCGGTGAACGCGGTCACCGAAGGCCTCGTGCATCGCCTGGCTCGACGACCCGCCGCCGACCTGGACCAATGCCAATTCGGGATGGGAGCCGCGAAGTTCGGCCTCGCAGCGCTGCACATGGGCCACCTGCTTGCGCTCGAAGCACGCGGGATCGAGGCAGCGGTCGTCCTTCGCGAGCTTGCCGTTGCTGAAAACTTCCTCCGTGTCAAACAGGAGCGGATGCGCCCCGGAGCGCTTCGGGCAGTTACTGCAAGCACCCGCTTTCGCGTCCAGAGTCTCATCGTTCGGCGACCACGGCATGGCGGCAAGCGTGTGCAGATCGTCGTCGATGATGCGCCGAAGGTCGTCCACGCCGGGGAACCCGCGCCCGAACACCGGGTAGAAGTCATCCTGGGCGAGCGCGTCCTGCGTCTCCTCGGGCAGTCGGGCCAGCAGTTCCAGGTGGGCCGGTGACAACCGGCTCGCCTGCGAATCCGGCGACATCACGGCCTTCCGCCACGCTTCGGTGAGTCGCGTCAGTGACGCCCGCCGGGCTACGAACTGGGCATTCTTGCCGAGCCGCGCGGCCACAGCCTCCACGTCGAAGCCGTGGTCGAAGGCCTTCTGAATGACAGCGGCCTCCTCCAGCGGGTGGAGATTCTCGCGTTGCAAGTTCTCGGTGATGGTGACAGCCAATGCCGTCTCATCGTCGAGCTTGCCGACGATGGCCGGGATGGTCTCCAAGCCGGCCAGCTTGGCGGCGCGCCAACGCCGGAACCCGGCCCGAATCTCCCACGTGTCGGGTTGTTTGGGATGCACCCGAACCAGAATCGGTTGCAGCACTCCGTTCCGCTTGATGCTGCGGGCCAGCGATTTCAGCGAGTTGTTGCTCACCGGCCGGCGGCCGTTCTCGCTGGACGGCACAAGCCGGTCCAGCGGAAGCATGGTGATACGGCGCGCCGGTGCGGCGCGCTCCTTCTTCTTCACGGTAGCCATGATAGTTCTCCTGATCAGGACAATGGAACATCACGCCCGGCCAACGCGGCCGGGCGGTTGCGCATGACGATGGGGAAAGCGAGCGCTGACGGAGGGTGACGCGGGCAGAAACCGCGCCGGTCGCAGTGGATTTAGAACCTTTCTACGTACGACATGGCAGCGCCTCGCGGGCATGGTCCGCGTGACACTGCGACGTCACGGCTTCTACCGCTGCAGGAATGTTAAAGATGGGCAGGGACAGCGTGCCACGAATCACGAACTAATGGAAGGCCCCACGCTTGGAGTCTAAGGGTGCGTGCAATGCGGTGCAGGTTTCCTTAGCGGAGGGTTGTGTGGATGCCGCTGGGCATCCTGAGTTGCGGGCCAAAGGCGGCGATCACGTTGATGGCGCCCGCCCAGAAGCGAGCGGCGTTGCCGTCACCGACCAGCTCAGCCTCGATGCGCATCGCCTCCAGCATCTCCAGAACGAACTCAACGTTCTCGCGACATGCCGCCTGATACTGGGCAGTCTCGGGATTGGGGGGATAAATGACGTGGAGTCGATCCATTCCGCCAGCCTGCCACGGATTCGTTCCCAGCGCAAGCGATGCCACGAACGAACCCCGACGACAGCCAACAGGAGCGGGAGTACACCATGCAAAAGGTAGGGACGAGGGTGCTCAAGAAACGCGACTCGAACAACGATACGTCCGCCTTAATGTCCGCCAGCGGCCACAGAGGGGCCACTTACTACTCAGTAAGTTGTATATGACACACTCTCCGCTTTGAAGAACGACCGCACGAGTGACTTGCGTCGTTTGATGTTCTCGAGGTCGGCATTGACCCGGGCGACCAATGATTCGTTCGCCCGCAAGGGGCGCTTCGACACGCCGTTCTGTTTCGCGTGGTTCCACACGAACTCGTCGGGATTCAGGTCCGGGGCATACGGCGGAAGGAAATGCAGTTCCAGTCGTCCCTCCAGGGATTGCACATGCGCCGACACGCCCTTGGCCTTGTGCGCCGGCAGGCCATCCACGACCAGCAGCACCGGTCGGGCGCGGCCGCGCAGGAAGTCCTTCAGGAAGTGAATGAATACGCCGCTGTTCAACTTGCCGCCATAGGTTTTGTACCAGAACGCGCCGCGCGCATTCACCGCGCTGATGGCATTCACGCGCTGACGCTTGCCGGAGGTCTTCACGATCGGCGTACGACCCTTCAGTCCATAGGTCCGACCCAGGGGGCTGTCCGACTGAAAACCCGCCTCGTCCAGAAAAAATATGTCCGCACCCCGCCTTTTTGATCGTCTCCGCAGTTGTGGATACGTCTGTTCCTTCCACCGCCGAACCGCCTCCTCATCCCGCTGATAGGCCCGACGCAGCGGCTTCTGCGGCGTAATCTCCAGTTGCGCCAACAATCGTCCCACCGCCGGCAGTGTATAGCTTATGCCGAACCGCTCGAAGATCAGCGCGCCCACGATCTTGCGGGTCCACAGCCCGAAGTCGAAACCATACTGACGGGGATCTTTGCCGACGATCCATTGACGCACCTTGCGTTTCTGCCCTTCGGTCAGCTTCGGCTTCGCACCCGGCGCCTTGCGCCGATTCAGCGCCGCATCGCCTCCACGCCGGTATGACCGCAGCCAGCGATAGACGTTCGTTCGGTAGAACCCCAGCGACCGGGCCACGGCAGTCGCCGATTCGCCCGCCTGAATACGCTGAATCGCCAGCTTCCTCACATGTTCCTGGGTCGATCGATCCAGCTTCCGGCAGTCAATTGCTCTCTTCATGTCCCCATCTTAGCGCCTCGCCAGTTGTGTGTCAATATCTATTTACTTATTAGTAATGGGGCTTCACCTCCCTAGCCGGAAGAAACCGAGGCCAGATCGTCGATTCAAAGACGCTGCTGAAATCACGATGACAAGGAGGTCGCCTCAGTCTGAGGACTTGGTACCCGCTCCAAGTAATCCACCCACGTGAAGTATCGCTCGTCGGATGACATACGGGCAGCCGCCGATGCGTCTCTAAGTGCCTCTGTGATAAGCGTTGGGTCCGCATTCATCCGACTGAGTCGAAAACGTGCCTTCGATCTTTCGTAGGCGGCAGAGGCCTTATACTCAGGGTCAACATGCTCGGCGGCTTTTGAAAGGGACTCGATTGACTTTTCCAATAGGGACATCGTTTCCTGACGGGACTCGTCCGGAAGCCGTACAGCCTTCTCACGGCGCGCGACTCCGAGCTTCAACCAGCCGATGTGATATTTGGGCTTGACCTTGACCAACGATTCAAAAAACTCGATTGCGCCATCGAAATCGTCATGACGCATCGCATCAATGGCGTCCGAGAACGACTCCACTTTCTTAGCCTGTTGTTCAGTCGGCGGCACAGGTACCGCAGAGGTGGGCGCTTCCTTCAGCGAAGGCGTCTCGGGCTTGGGGTACTCCGAAGGATGAGGCGGCTGGAACTCTCTAATCCAAATCGCGTTATCCACAGTGACAACGGGACTCTTTTCTGCTTTGAACCGAGTGTATTCCCATGTACCCAAGTCTACGTTCTTAAGTCGTGTGAGAATATAGCCGTTCATGGACGCATCCAAATGTGCAAACGGCACCGACCGCCAATGTTCGTGTTCTTTCCCCTTCTGGTCGTAGGTAAAAAGAAACACAGGCTCGGTGACCGTAATTCCGTCGGGAGGCGCGAATGACGAAAGACCACATCCTCGCAGAAATCTACCACCTTCGAGCATTGCACCTGTCAAAACACCTCGCGTGTTCCACGGCTCGGGGCCATTGTCCTCACACTTTGCGCCAAAAAGCTGATCGGTTACATCTTCCAGAGCAGACGCAATTTCGTCAATTGGCGGTGGCGGAAACGGAACATGGGCATATCTATTTCGAAAAGTGTTGACCTGTCGAATACACTCCCTAACGGCTACACGGGCTCCCTCAATCTTCACTGGGACGTCGCAGGCGTTCCGCCACGCCTCAAGGAAGGGACCCAAACTGATTTGTTCGGCGTTTAGGAATAGTTTCAGTTTTGGTAGGTACTCTCCTGGGGGAGACTCAAGACGGGCCAAGCGCCAGAGTATGTCGATCCAGCGGTCAATGCTCCCGTCAAACGCACCCTGTTGGCCCTTGAAATCGCGTTCCTCTGGATCCCAAGACTGGCCGTAACAAAGCTCTCGACACCTGCGAAGCTCGGCGATGAGCCGACCATCAACGCCGGGCTTGTTGGCCTCGCAAGCCAAGCGGGTGATGCCGACAGCAGCAAGCGTA
This genomic stretch from Planctomycetia bacterium harbors:
- a CDS encoding ParB/RepB/Spo0J family partition protein, with the protein product MATVKKKERAAPARRITMLPLDRLVPSSENGRRPVSNNSLKSLARSIKRNGVLQPILVRVHPKQPDTWEIRAGFRRWRAAKLAGLETIPAIVGKLDDETALAVTITENLQRENLHPLEEAAVIQKAFDHGFDVEAVAARLGKNAQFVARRASLTRLTEAWRKAVMSPDSQASRLSPAHLELLARLPEETQDALAQDDFYPVFGRGFPGVDDLRRIIDDDLHTLAAMPWSPNDETLDAKAGACSNCPKRSGAHPLLFDTEEVFSNGKLAKDDRCLDPACFERKQVAHVQRCEAELRGSHPELALVQVGGGSSSQAMHEAFGDRVHRVYAPRFVKAGNPNAVPAMQVDGPKAGKLVYIDSGDPQASSRKNGRSKDEPQAEKKPMTLDERRARHQKRRQAFVVKQVETQLRNLTVEDVSRALADGASADPSDSAKLEIVSLLLSFGTSGRADRMYHEDPWDRYDRLRAGATDERTAAALHDVVQIWIRRLTMHDSNRVGFQAFEARRMCEILGINHAEIEAEAVRTLPQPKSWGLPPEEEPSRELPAESPIAAADANPASAECDEGETDKHPARGKVARTKRPHRDKSRRNRKRVRAA
- a CDS encoding IS630 family transposase, whose translation is MKRAIDCRKLDRSTQEHVRKLAIQRIQAGESATAVARSLGFYRTNVYRWLRSYRRGGDAALNRRKAPGAKPKLTEGQKRKVRQWIVGKDPRQYGFDFGLWTRKIVGALIFERFGISYTLPAVGRLLAQLEITPQKPLRRAYQRDEEAVRRWKEQTYPQLRRRSKRRGADIFFLDEAGFQSDSPLGRTYGLKGRTPIVKTSGKRQRVNAISAVNARGAFWYKTYGGKLNSGVFIHFLKDFLRGRARPVLLVVDGLPAHKAKGVSAHVQSLEGRLELHFLPPYAPDLNPDEFVWNHAKQNGVSKRPLRANESLVARVNADLENIKRRKSLVRSFFKAESVSYTTY